The genomic DNA CCGGCTGGATTGCCTGGGCCCTGATTTCCCTCTGGTTCCTCTATCGCATCGTCAAGGGGATGGTGCGCATGAATGCGGGCCGACCCATGGAGTCCTGAATGTCGTCTGACCCGAACTGCGTCTTCTGCAAGATCATCGAAGGCAAGATCCCGTCGCGCAAGGTCTACGAGGACGAAGAACTTTTCGTCTTCCACGACATCGCACCGTGGGCGCCGGTGCATTTCATGATCGTGCCGAAGCGGCACATTCCGTCGATGGCGCAGGTCACGGCCGACGATGCGGGCCTGCTGGGACGGATCATGACGCTGGCGCCCAAGTTGGCCGTCGAGCAGGGTTGCCGCCCGTATCCGGAAGGCGGCTTCCGGATCGTCGTCAACACCGGTGCCGAGGGCGGGCAGGAGGTCCACCATCTCCACGCCCACGTCATGGGCGGGCCAAGGCCCTGGCTCAAGGGGTGATATTCGAGCTTGGTGGTCGCGCTTCGGGCGCCGACTAAAATCGCAGACATTCTTCAGGAGTAATCCATGGGTTCACTTTCCATCTGGCACTGGTTGATCGTGCTGCTCGTCGTCGTGATGATCTTCGGCACCAAGAAGCTGCGCAACATGGGGTCCGATCTCGGCGGCGCCGTCAAGGGCTTCAAGGACGGCATGCGCGAAGGCTCGTCCTCCGACGAACCCGGCGCGCCGCCCGCGCAGGTGACGGCCAACCCGGCCGCCGACAAGTCGACGATCGACGTCGAAGCGCGTCAGAAGTCCTGATCGCCGCACACCCGTGATCGATCTCGGCATCTCGAAACTTGCGCTGATCGGCGCGGTCGCGCTGATCGTCATCGGGCCCGAGAAGCTGCCGCGCGTGGCGCGCACTGTCGGCACGCTGCTCGGCAAGGCGCAGCGCTACGTGAACGACGTGAAGGCCGAGGTCAACCGCTCGATGGACCTCGACGAGCTGCGCAAGATGAAGGACACGGTGCAGGAAGCGGCGCGCGACGTCGAGCACAGCATCCAGTCCGGCGCGAGCGACTTCGAGAAGCAGTTCTCCGAGAGCGGCCAGACCCTGTCGGCCCTGTCCGAGCCGACGCCCTCCTTTCCCGAGTACAAGCACCCCCGCAAGAACTGGCGCCTGAAGCAGGGCGCCACCCCGCAGTGGTACAAGGCGCGCAACGGCGTGCGCACCAAGGCGCTGTCGGGCGCGGCGCGCGTGGCACGCTTTCGCCCTCACAAAATCAACTAGCCGCAACGTCGATCCGGCCGCGCGCAGCGCGCCCCGAGGTCCCGCCCGCAGCGTCCCCCCATGGCCGAATCCACCGACAAGAACAAAGACAAAGAAGACGAGCTGGCCGGCACCGAGCAGCCCTTCGTCCAGCACCTGATGGAGCTGCGCGATCGGCTGATCTACTGCATCTATGGCCTCGTGGTCGCCGGCATCCTGCTTTCGATCTGGCCCGGTCCGAGCGGGCTGATCGACCTGATCGCGATCCCGATCCGCGCCCACATGCCGCACGACGCGAAGCTGATCGCCATCGGCGTGTTCTCGCCCTTCTTCGTCCCGCTCAAGGTGCTGGCCATGACCTCGGTGCTGCTGGCGCTGCCCTGGCTGATGTACCAGTGCTGGGCCTTCGTGGCGCCCGGGCTCTACAGCCATGAAAAGAAGTTCGCGCTGCCGCTGATCTTCTTCGGCAGCTTCCTGGCTTACTGCGGCATCGCCTTCGTGCAGTTCTTCGTGCTGGACAAGATGTTCAGCTTCATCCAGCGCTTCACGCCGCCGTCGGTGGCGGCCACGCCCGACATCTCGTCCTACGTGGAGGCGATCCTGTCGCTCTACATCGCGTTCGGCGTTGCCTTCCAGGTCCCGATCGTGGTCATGCTGGCCGTGCGCTTCGAGCTGGTCACGGTCGAGAAGCTGCGTTCCTTCCGCGGCTATTTCGTCGTCGTCGCCTTCGTCGTGGCGGCGGTGCTGACGCCGCCGGACGTGGTGTCGCAGCTCGCGCTGGCGATCCCGATGTGCCTGCTCTACGAGATCGGCATCATCGGTGCGCGCTACTTCTCGAAGTACACCAAGGCGCCCGAAGAGCGCGCCGATTCGGCGCAGTCCTGACTGAGCCTCTTTCGGCGCGCGCGGCCTATTCGGTGTCGTTCTGGTTCGGATCCGGCGTGCGCTTGGGGCTGATCCGGGGCCGCAGGCCCGCGGTGACGTCGAGTTCCATCTTGTCGGCGCCGCGCTGCAGCGCAAAGCGCGCCGCGTTGCCGGGCTTGAGTCCGGCCACCGCGGTCAGCAGTTCCTGCACGTTGCCGATCTTCTTGTCGCCCACGCCGGTGATCACGTCGCCCGGCCGGACGCCGGCCTTGGCGGCCGGCCCGTTCTGCAGCACGCCGGTGATGATCACGCCGGCATTGGCCTTGATGCCGAAGGTCTCGGCCAGTTCGGGTGTGAGGTCGTTCGGCTCGACGCCGATCCAGCCGCGGCTGACCTTGCCGTCTTTCACGATGTCCTCGAGGATCTGCTTGGCGGTCGAGACCGGGATCGCGAAGCCGATGCCCATGCTGCCGCCCGAGCGCGAGTAGATCGCGGTGTTGATGCCCTCGAGGTTGCCGTTGATGTCGATCAGCGCACCGCCCGAATTGCCGGGGTTGATGGCCGCATCGGTCTGGATGAAATTCTCGAAGGTGTTGATGCCGAGCTGGTTGCGCCCGAGCGCCGAGACGATGCCGCTGGTCACGGTCTGGCCGACGCCGAAGGGGTTGCCGATGGCGAGCACCTGGTCGCCCACCTGCAGCGCATCGGAGTTGCCCAGCACGATGACGGGCAGCTTGTCGAGCTCGACCTTCAGCACCGCCAGGTCGGTGTCGGGGTCGGTGCCGATCACCTTGCCGCGCGCGTGGCGGCTGTCGTTGAGCGTGACGTCGATCTCGTCGGCGCCTTCCACCACGTGGTTGTTGGTGAGGATGTAACCATCCGTACTCACGATGACGCCGCTGCCGAGGCCGATCTGGGGCTGGTCTGCCCCCTGGTCGCCGAAGAAGAACTTGAACCACGGATCGTCGCTGCGCGGATTGCGCTGCGCCATCTTGCTGGTGTTGATGCTGACCACGGCGGGCGACGCCTTCTTCGCGGCCGCGCTCAGGCTGCCCGGCGCGGGGATGGCCGGATTCGCGGCCGGCGCCTCGATCACCGACACCACGCCGCCGAGTGAGGTGCTGCGGCGGTTGAGCCACTCGGGCTTGAGGGTGGCGACGACGAAATAAGCCGCCAGCAGGACGGTGACGGCTTGGGCAAACAGCAGCCAGGTGCGTTTCATGAAAGGCCGGGGTGAATCTAAAACAGCGATTGTCGCGCAGCGCCAGACTGAGACAATCGCCGCATGAGCACGACACGCCACGAACTCCTGCACGCGTTCGATCTCCTGCTCGCGCCCGCGCGCTTCAAGGACTACGGGCCCAACGGCCTGCAGGTCGAGGGCCGCACCACGGTGCGCAAGATCGTCTCGGGCGTGACCGCCAGCCGCGCGCTGATCGAGGCTGCCATCCGCGCCGAGGCCGATGCGGTCTTCGTCCACCACGGCCTGTTCTGGCGCGGCCAGGACGGGCGCGTGACCGGCTGGATGAAGCAGCGGCTCGGCCTGCTGCTCGGCGACGACGTCAATCTGTTCGCCTACCATCTGCCGCTCGATGCGCATCCCGAGCTCGGCAACAACGCGCAGCTTGGCCTGAAACTCGGACTGATCGCGCACGCAGGCGCGGCCGGCCGCTTCGGCGACCAGGAGATCGGCTTCCTGGGCGCGCGCGACAACGGCGAGGACTTCAAGAGCGCGAAGGCGCTGGCCAGCCACGTGGAAAAGGCGCTGGGCAAGCCGGTCACGCTGCTGGACACGGCCCATCGCGCGATCCGCAACATCGCCTGGTGCACGGGCGGCGCGCAAGGCTATTTCGAAGCGGCCATCGCCGCGGGCGCCGACGCCTTTCTCACCGGCGAGATCTCGGAGCCGCAGGCCCACTACGCGCGCGAGATGGGCGTCGCGTTCATCGCCTGCGGGCACCACGCGAGCGAGCGCTACGGCGCGCCGGCCGTGGCGGGCCATGTCGCCGCGCAGCTCGGCCTCGCGCACGAATTCATCGACATCGACAACCCCGCGTGAACAAGGACAAGGCTGGCGCGATCGCGCTCACGCTCGGCGATCCCGCAGGCATCGGGCCCGAGATCATCGTCAAGGCGTTTCGCGACGCGGCCGTCGACATGCGCGACTGCTTCGTGGCCGGCGACGTGGGCATCGTGCGCCGCGCTTCACAGGCGCTCGCTGCCTCCGGCCAGCCGGCGCTGGCCGTCGCGCTGATCGACACGCCCGCCGATGCACACGATGTACCGCCTCGCTGCGTGCCCGTGCTGCAGGTCGTCGCCGCGCCCGGGCACGCGATCGCGCAGGGCGAGATCAGCGCCGCCGCGGGCCGCATCGCCGGCGAGTGCGTGGTGTGGGCCGCGCGCGCGGCATTGCGCTCGGAGATCGCGGCGATCGTCACCGCGCCGCTGCACAAGGAGGCGCTCGCCGCCGCGGGATACCCGTTCCCCGGCCACACCGAGCTGCTGCAGGCCGAAGCCGCGGCGCATCAGGGCCGGTCGATCGCCGAGCTGCCGGTGCGCATGATGCTGGCCAACGACGAGCTGCGCACCGTCCTCGTGAGCATCCACATGTCGCTGCGCGATGCGATCGAGGCCGTGAGCTTCGACGGCGTGCTGCAGACGCTACGCATCGCGCATCGCGCGCTCGGCGCGGTGCTGGGACGGCCGCCGAAGATCGGCGTCGCGGGACTCAATCCGCATGCGGGGGAGGGCGGCCTGTTCGGTTCGGAGGAGCGCGACATCATCGCGCCCGCGATCGCGAGCGCACGCGCCGAAGGCATCGATGCCGACGGGCCGCATGCGCCCGACACGGTCTTCATGCGCGCGCGTGCCAAGGCGCAGGGGCCGGGTGAGTTCGACGTGGTGGTCGCGATGTACCACGACCAGGGCCTGATCCCGGTCAAGTATCTCGGCGTCGACAAGGGCGTCAACGTGACGCTCGGGCTGCCGCTGGTGCGTACCAGCCCCGATCACGGCACCGCCTTCGACATCGCGGGAAAGGGCGTTGCCGACCCCTCGAGCCTGATCGAGGCCGTGCGCATGGCCCGCTCGCTGGTTCGCGGCGCGGGCCCCTGACGGGCTGTTGCCTCAGGCGCGCTTGAGGCTGTCGCGGATCTCGCGCAGCAGCACGACGTCTTCAGGCGGCGCGGCCGGCGCGGGTGCTTCTTCGTTCTTCTTGCGCAGCTTGTTGATCTGCTTGACCATGATGAAGATGATGAAGGCCAGGATCACGAAGTTGACCGCGACCGTGATGAAGTTGCCGTAGGCCAGCACGCCCACGCCGGCCTTCTTGAGATCGGCCAGCGTGTTGGGAACGCCGGCCGGGATCGTCCCCAGCACGATGTACAGGCTGGAGAAGTCGAGCTTGCCGAAGACCAGCCCGACGATCGGCATGATGATGTCGGTGACCAGCGAGTCGACGATCTTGCCGAACGCCGCACCGATGATCACGCCGACCGCGAGGTCGACCACATTGCCTTTGACGGCAAATTCACGGAACTCTTTCATGACGCTCATGCCGGCCACCTCGTTCTTGGTTGTGTTGACGGCGGCCAGTATAGGGGCGGGATCCGCACAACGGTGACATCCGTGCGCGGCGTCTCGCGCGGCCCGTGCGCGCCTGCGTGCCGCGTTGAATTCACTGCTTACGCTCCGCTACAATCGCCGGTTGACCCAAGCCCCTAGCGAGAAGATTGAGGACCCCCATGAGTGACAGCACTGCCGGCCGCCCCCGGATCGACACCAGCAAGCGGACATGGTTGATCGCATCGGGATGTGCAGGCGTAGTGGGTGGCGTGGCCACCGCCGTTCCGTTCGTGAGCAGTTTCGAACCCTCCGAGAAAGCCAAGGCAGCCGGTGCGCCGGTCGAGGCCGACATCAGCGGCCTGCAGGTCGGCCAGAAGATGACGGTCGAATGGCGTGGCAAGCCGGTCTGGATCCTCAAACGATCGCCAGAGCAGATCGCCGAGCTGCCCAAGCTCGATCCGCAACTCGCCGACCCGGAGTCCAAGCGCCATCCGGACGAATTCACACCCAAGTACGCGCAGAACGAAACCCGCTCGATCAAGCCCGAAGTGCTGGTCGTGGTCGGCATCTGCACCCACCTCGGCTGCTCGCCGGGCGATCGCTTCCAGGCCGGCCCGCAGCCCTCGCTGCCCGATGACTGGGAAGGCGGCTTCCTGTGCCCTTGCCACGGATCGACCTTCGACCTGGCCGGCCGCGTGTTCAAGAACAAGCCCGCACCCGACAACCTGCCCGTGCCGCCGCACATGTATCTCTCCGATACGCGCCTGCTCATCGGCGAAGACAAGAAGGCTTGAGAGCGACGACCATGGCTGAATTCCACGAAATCTCCCCCAACGCCCCGGCCGGCGAGAAGCTGCTGAACTGGGTCGACAACCGTTTCCCGCTCTCCAAGCTCTGGAACGACCAGTGGGGCAAGTACTACGCGCCCAAGAACTTCAACTTCTGGTACATCTTCGGCTCGCTCGCGATGCTGGTGCTGGTGATCCAGATCGTGACCGGCATCTTCCTCGTGATGCACTACAAGCCCGATGCGACGCAAGCCTTCGCCTCGGTCGAGTACATCATGCGCGACGTGCCCTGGGGCTGGCTGATCCGCTACATCCACTCGACGGGTGCCTCGGCATTCTTCATCGTGGTGTACCTGCACATGTTCCGCGGCCTGATGTACGGCAGCTACCGCAAGCCGCGCGAGCTGATCTGGGTCTTTGGTTGCGCGATCTTCCTGTGCCTCATGGCCGAAGCCTTCATGGGCTATCTGCTGCCCTGGGGCCAGATGAGCTACTGGGGTGCGCAGGTGATCGTGAACCTGTTCTCCGCGATCCCCTTCGTCGGTCCGGACCTCTCGCTGTTGATCCGCGGCGACTACGTGGTGAGCGACGCCACGCTCAACCGCTTCTTCAGCTTCCACGTGATCGCAGTGCCGCTGGTGTTGCTGGGCCTGGTGGTCGCCCACCTGATCGCGCTGCACGAAGTGGGTTCCAACAACCCCGACGGCATCGAGATCAAGGCCAAGCGCGGCGCCGACGGCCATCCGCTCGACGGCATCCCCTCGCATCCCTACTACACGGTGCACGACATCTTCGGCGTGGTGGTGTTCCTCACCATCTTCTCGGCGGTGATCTTCTTCGCGCCCGAGGCTGGCGGCTACTTCCTCGAGTACAACAACTTCATCCCG from Variovorax sp. PBL-E5 includes the following:
- a CDS encoding histidine triad nucleotide-binding protein, with protein sequence MSSDPNCVFCKIIEGKIPSRKVYEDEELFVFHDIAPWAPVHFMIVPKRHIPSMAQVTADDAGLLGRIMTLAPKLAVEQGCRPYPEGGFRIVVNTGAEGGQEVHHLHAHVMGGPRPWLKG
- the tatA gene encoding Sec-independent protein translocase subunit TatA, producing MGSLSIWHWLIVLLVVVMIFGTKKLRNMGSDLGGAVKGFKDGMREGSSSDEPGAPPAQVTANPAADKSTIDVEARQKS
- the tatB gene encoding Sec-independent protein translocase protein TatB, which translates into the protein MIDLGISKLALIGAVALIVIGPEKLPRVARTVGTLLGKAQRYVNDVKAEVNRSMDLDELRKMKDTVQEAARDVEHSIQSGASDFEKQFSESGQTLSALSEPTPSFPEYKHPRKNWRLKQGATPQWYKARNGVRTKALSGAARVARFRPHKIN
- the tatC gene encoding twin-arginine translocase subunit TatC, whose amino-acid sequence is MAESTDKNKDKEDELAGTEQPFVQHLMELRDRLIYCIYGLVVAGILLSIWPGPSGLIDLIAIPIRAHMPHDAKLIAIGVFSPFFVPLKVLAMTSVLLALPWLMYQCWAFVAPGLYSHEKKFALPLIFFGSFLAYCGIAFVQFFVLDKMFSFIQRFTPPSVAATPDISSYVEAILSLYIAFGVAFQVPIVVMLAVRFELVTVEKLRSFRGYFVVVAFVVAAVLTPPDVVSQLALAIPMCLLYEIGIIGARYFSKYTKAPEERADSAQS
- a CDS encoding trypsin-like peptidase domain-containing protein, giving the protein MKRTWLLFAQAVTVLLAAYFVVATLKPEWLNRRSTSLGGVVSVIEAPAANPAIPAPGSLSAAAKKASPAVVSINTSKMAQRNPRSDDPWFKFFFGDQGADQPQIGLGSGVIVSTDGYILTNNHVVEGADEIDVTLNDSRHARGKVIGTDPDTDLAVLKVELDKLPVIVLGNSDALQVGDQVLAIGNPFGVGQTVTSGIVSALGRNQLGINTFENFIQTDAAINPGNSGGALIDINGNLEGINTAIYSRSGGSMGIGFAIPVSTAKQILEDIVKDGKVSRGWIGVEPNDLTPELAETFGIKANAGVIITGVLQNGPAAKAGVRPGDVITGVGDKKIGNVQELLTAVAGLKPGNAARFALQRGADKMELDVTAGLRPRISPKRTPDPNQNDTE
- a CDS encoding Nif3-like dinuclear metal center hexameric protein, whose protein sequence is MSTTRHELLHAFDLLLAPARFKDYGPNGLQVEGRTTVRKIVSGVTASRALIEAAIRAEADAVFVHHGLFWRGQDGRVTGWMKQRLGLLLGDDVNLFAYHLPLDAHPELGNNAQLGLKLGLIAHAGAAGRFGDQEIGFLGARDNGEDFKSAKALASHVEKALGKPVTLLDTAHRAIRNIAWCTGGAQGYFEAAIAAGADAFLTGEISEPQAHYAREMGVAFIACGHHASERYGAPAVAGHVAAQLGLAHEFIDIDNPA
- the pdxA gene encoding 4-hydroxythreonine-4-phosphate dehydrogenase PdxA, which translates into the protein MNKDKAGAIALTLGDPAGIGPEIIVKAFRDAAVDMRDCFVAGDVGIVRRASQALAASGQPALAVALIDTPADAHDVPPRCVPVLQVVAAPGHAIAQGEISAAAGRIAGECVVWAARAALRSEIAAIVTAPLHKEALAAAGYPFPGHTELLQAEAAAHQGRSIAELPVRMMLANDELRTVLVSIHMSLRDAIEAVSFDGVLQTLRIAHRALGAVLGRPPKIGVAGLNPHAGEGGLFGSEERDIIAPAIASARAEGIDADGPHAPDTVFMRARAKAQGPGEFDVVVAMYHDQGLIPVKYLGVDKGVNVTLGLPLVRTSPDHGTAFDIAGKGVADPSSLIEAVRMARSLVRGAGP
- the mscL gene encoding large conductance mechanosensitive channel protein MscL, producing the protein MSVMKEFREFAVKGNVVDLAVGVIIGAAFGKIVDSLVTDIIMPIVGLVFGKLDFSSLYIVLGTIPAGVPNTLADLKKAGVGVLAYGNFITVAVNFVILAFIIFIMVKQINKLRKKNEEAPAPAAPPEDVVLLREIRDSLKRA
- the petA gene encoding ubiquinol-cytochrome c reductase iron-sulfur subunit, producing the protein MSDSTAGRPRIDTSKRTWLIASGCAGVVGGVATAVPFVSSFEPSEKAKAAGAPVEADISGLQVGQKMTVEWRGKPVWILKRSPEQIAELPKLDPQLADPESKRHPDEFTPKYAQNETRSIKPEVLVVVGICTHLGCSPGDRFQAGPQPSLPDDWEGGFLCPCHGSTFDLAGRVFKNKPAPDNLPVPPHMYLSDTRLLIGEDKKA
- a CDS encoding cytochrome b, with product MAEFHEISPNAPAGEKLLNWVDNRFPLSKLWNDQWGKYYAPKNFNFWYIFGSLAMLVLVIQIVTGIFLVMHYKPDATQAFASVEYIMRDVPWGWLIRYIHSTGASAFFIVVYLHMFRGLMYGSYRKPRELIWVFGCAIFLCLMAEAFMGYLLPWGQMSYWGAQVIVNLFSAIPFVGPDLSLLIRGDYVVSDATLNRFFSFHVIAVPLVLLGLVVAHLIALHEVGSNNPDGIEIKAKRGADGHPLDGIPSHPYYTVHDIFGVVVFLTIFSAVIFFAPEAGGYFLEYNNFIPADSLKTPQHIAPVWYFTPFYSMLRATTDDMVNVFSLIVALGAIGAFIKGKFGMVTKVAIVVVAVIVIYLLKSLDAKFWGVLVMGGSVIILFFLPWLDHSPVKSIRFRPGWHKTVYGAFVFFFLILGYLGIQPPGVWGSMVIGSFSLDLAQTVSQIGTLVYFGFFLLMPWWSQLGEFKPVPDRVRFAAH